The Erwinia sorbitola nucleotide sequence CAGCCTGAAAAGTATCGCGCTGGCAATTGGCGCTTATGCGCATATTCGCCGTCAGTTCCGCCTGCCGATTGGCAAGATGGAAGGGATTGAAGAGCCGCTGGCACGCATCGCCGGGAACACCTACGTAATGGATGCCGCCGCGACGCTGATCACCAGCGGGATTATGCTCGGTGAAAAACCTGCGGTTCTCTCTGCCATCGTTAAATATCACTGCACCCATCGCGGACAGCGGGCGATCGTCGATGCCATGGATATTGCCGGTGGTAAGGGGATTATGCTGGGCAACAGCAACTTCCTTGCCCGTGCTTACCAGGGCGCACCGATTGCCATTACCGTAGAAGGGGCAAATATTCTGACCCGCAGCATGATTATCTTCGGACAGGGGGCTATTCGCTGCCATCCTTACGTGCTGGAAGAGATGGCTGCGGCGCAGAACGGCGACGTTACTGCCTTTGATAAGGCGCTATTCAGCCATATCGGTCATGTGGGCAGCAGCACCATGCGCAGCCTGTGGCTGGGGATCACCGGCGGGCTGACCAGTGCGTCGCCAACCCGCGATGCCACCCGCCGCTACTATCAGCATCTTAATCGTATCAGCGCCAACCTTGCTCTGCTGTCCGATGTTTCCATGTCGGTACTCGGCGGCAGCCTGAAACGACGCGAGCGTATCTCCGCCCGGCTGGGGGATATTCTCAGCCAGCTCTACCTGGCCTCCGCTGCGCTGAAACGTTATGAAGATGAAGGACGTAATGAAGCTGATTTACCACTGCTGCACTGGGGTGTGCAGGATGCGCTAAATCAGGCGGAAACCGCCATCGACGATCTGCTGCGTAACTTCCCGAATCGTCTGGTTGCAGGTCTGGTGCGCATGGTGGTCTTCCCGACCGGCCGCCGCAGCCATGCACCGTCAGACCGCCTTGATCATCAGCTGGCGCTTATCATGCAAGTTCCGTCTGCAACCCGTAGCCGTCTGGGGCGCGGACAGTATCTGGCACCAGGCGAGCATAATCCGGCTGGTCAGCTGGAGGAAGCTCTGCAACATGTGATGGCAGCAGAAGTGATTCACGATCGCCTGTGTAAACAGCAGAAGAAACATCTGTCGTTTACCCGTCTTGATGCACTTGCCGCACAGGGGCTGGAGAACGGATGGATCACCCAGGAAGAGGCTGACATTCTGATTCGCGCTGAAGCCAGCCGCCTGCGTTCGATTAACGTTGACGAGTTTGATCCCGATGCTTTGGCAACCCAGCCGGTAAAAGAAACGGCAGCACTGCCACGAAAGATTGAAGCGGCATAACAGCGAGTATCAAAAGGGCGGCCGACAGGGGCCGCCTTTTTTTTTTTAACTGATAAATAGTTCTGATATTAAATATTAGTTCGCTATTGATCCGATCCCTCTTTTTATCCTCCGG carries:
- the fadE gene encoding acyl-CoA dehydrogenase FadE, with the translated sequence MMVLSIVATILLIGALFYHRINLLAASAALLVWTAALGFSGLWTLWLLVPLAIILLPFNFLPMRRALFSKPTLNTFQKVMPPMSRTEKEAIEAGTTWWEGDLFRGKPDWQKLHSYPQPRLTPEEQAFIDGPVEEACRMANDFQITHEMADLPPELWAYLKQHRFFAMIIKKEYGGLEFSAYAQARVLQKLAGVSGILAITVGVPNSLGPGELLQHYGTEAQKDHYLPRLARGQEIPCFALTSPEAGSDAGAIPDVGVVCMGEWEGRQVLGMRLTWNKRYITLAPVATVLGLAFKLSDPDGLLGETKELGITCALIPTQTPGVEIGQRHFPLNVPFQNGPTRGKDIFVPIDFIIGGPEMAGQGWRMLVECLSVGRGITLPSNSTGSLKSIALAIGAYAHIRRQFRLPIGKMEGIEEPLARIAGNTYVMDAAATLITSGIMLGEKPAVLSAIVKYHCTHRGQRAIVDAMDIAGGKGIMLGNSNFLARAYQGAPIAITVEGANILTRSMIIFGQGAIRCHPYVLEEMAAAQNGDVTAFDKALFSHIGHVGSSTMRSLWLGITGGLTSASPTRDATRRYYQHLNRISANLALLSDVSMSVLGGSLKRRERISARLGDILSQLYLASAALKRYEDEGRNEADLPLLHWGVQDALNQAETAIDDLLRNFPNRLVAGLVRMVVFPTGRRSHAPSDRLDHQLALIMQVPSATRSRLGRGQYLAPGEHNPAGQLEEALQHVMAAEVIHDRLCKQQKKHLSFTRLDALAAQGLENGWITQEEADILIRAEASRLRSINVDEFDPDALATQPVKETAALPRKIEAA